One region of Herpetosiphon gulosus genomic DNA includes:
- a CDS encoding aspartate ammonia-lyase: MSAEFRVEKDSLGEVQVPAWALYGAQTQRAVQNFPISGLKQYPAFIWSMATIKKAAALVHQDLALLDAKMAAAIVQAADEVIDGKLNDHFVVDPFQAGAGTSHNMNINEVISNRANQILGYEIDDPKKPVNPNDHVNMAQSTNDTIPTALRLGALWRLDELINTVLGLAETFATKGQEFDHVLKSGRTHLQDAVPVRLGQEFNAYAKAVRLDAKRIQAAGDRLRELGIGGTATGSGLNAHPEYHHRMVTKLMGLTGIELRTSDDLFERMQSMGDQADFSGSMRALCVTLIRIANDLRLLASGPATGLDEIRLPAVQPGSSIMPGKVNPVLAEMLNQACFHVMGNDHAVTLAAQAGQLELNVMMPIIGYNIFQMMDVLIGAVKAFTEKCVLGIQANEEKATGWLAKNAILVTALNPTIGYLKGAEVAKEAMATNRTIREVVVEKGYLTAEEADSLLDVRAMTEGGIFGGGGAGG; encoded by the coding sequence ATGTCGGCTGAGTTTCGTGTGGAGAAAGATTCGCTCGGTGAGGTACAGGTGCCAGCATGGGCATTGTATGGGGCACAAACTCAACGAGCAGTGCAGAATTTCCCCATCAGCGGGCTGAAACAGTATCCTGCATTCATTTGGTCAATGGCGACGATCAAAAAGGCCGCCGCTCTTGTCCACCAAGATTTAGCGTTGCTCGATGCCAAAATGGCCGCCGCGATTGTGCAAGCAGCCGATGAAGTGATCGACGGCAAATTGAATGATCACTTTGTGGTTGACCCATTTCAAGCTGGCGCTGGTACATCGCACAACATGAATATCAATGAAGTGATATCCAATCGGGCTAACCAAATTTTGGGCTACGAGATTGACGACCCCAAAAAGCCCGTCAACCCCAACGATCACGTTAATATGGCCCAAAGCACCAACGACACGATTCCAACCGCTTTGCGTTTGGGCGCGTTGTGGCGCTTGGATGAGTTGATCAACACAGTTTTGGGCTTGGCCGAAACATTCGCCACCAAAGGCCAAGAATTCGATCATGTGCTCAAATCTGGCCGTACTCACTTGCAAGATGCTGTACCAGTACGCTTGGGCCAAGAATTCAATGCTTATGCCAAGGCTGTGCGCCTTGATGCCAAACGCATCCAAGCCGCTGGCGATCGCTTGCGCGAACTGGGCATCGGTGGAACTGCTACAGGTTCGGGATTAAACGCTCACCCTGAGTATCACCATCGTATGGTCACGAAGTTGATGGGCTTGACTGGAATTGAATTGCGCACATCAGACGATTTGTTTGAACGCATGCAAAGCATGGGCGACCAAGCCGATTTCTCTGGCTCAATGCGGGCCTTGTGTGTCACCTTGATTCGGATTGCCAATGACTTGCGTTTGTTGGCTTCTGGCCCAGCCACCGGCTTGGACGAAATTCGCTTGCCAGCCGTTCAGCCAGGCTCGTCGATTATGCCTGGCAAAGTCAATCCAGTCTTGGCCGAAATGCTCAACCAAGCCTGTTTTCATGTGATGGGCAATGATCACGCAGTAACCTTGGCCGCTCAAGCTGGCCAGTTAGAACTTAACGTGATGATGCCAATCATCGGCTATAACATTTTCCAAATGATGGATGTGTTGATCGGGGCAGTCAAGGCCTTTACCGAAAAGTGTGTCTTGGGCATTCAAGCCAACGAAGAAAAAGCCACAGGTTGGTTGGCCAAGAACGCCATTTTGGTAACCGCGCTCAACCCAACGATTGGCTATCTCAAAGGCGCTGAAGTAGCCAAAGAAGCTATGGCGACCAATCGCACCATCCGCGAAGTGGTCGTCGAAAAAGGCTATTTGACCGCTGAAGAAGCCGATAGCTTGCTCGACGTGCGGGCCATGACCGAAGGCGGCATCTTCGGTGGTGGCGGCGCTGGCGGCTAA
- a CDS encoding WGR domain-containing protein, with product MRGAIVGTASAAPQGEPTQRRKFQLTNLDGNNNKYYLVEIWQLAAHDVYFRATYGRVGSAAQIDEKVTTQEWIERKIREKLKKGYHEVALHRPTVVAAAPAPVVTLAEPIRKVIDYIFDEAGEGIASYLAVGLDAISAEQIEHGRKLLALAQLQHSTWQHSQTPANLALLSSTVQHFYNTVPTKLPSRIKRETVVENFCNDFDQQETRLHQLEAAIATMTAQQQNPQVSRYETLGADLDVLPQSDDRYRQICDYVDRTSVHGYKVRVNSVFTINIAADRRTFEQNQLGRSNTQLLFHGTAGQNVRHILRSGLVCPRTPSNGRMFGHGIYFANKATKSINYCSVRRRNRPMFLFLADVALGNPYVAPTAQSDFRAAPKGFDSVWGKAQHTVAWAGKLQYDEFIVYQSAQQTLRYLVLFDR from the coding sequence ATGCGAGGTGCAATTGTGGGTACGGCAAGCGCTGCGCCGCAAGGCGAACCAACCCAGCGCCGCAAGTTCCAGCTGACCAACTTGGATGGTAATAACAACAAATACTATCTGGTTGAGATTTGGCAGCTTGCAGCACATGATGTTTATTTTCGCGCTACCTATGGTCGGGTTGGCTCTGCCGCCCAAATCGATGAGAAAGTGACAACCCAAGAATGGATCGAGCGCAAAATTCGTGAAAAGCTCAAAAAGGGCTATCACGAGGTAGCGTTACACCGCCCAACGGTGGTTGCCGCGGCGCCAGCGCCAGTTGTAACGCTGGCTGAGCCAATTCGCAAGGTGATTGATTATATTTTCGATGAGGCTGGCGAGGGCATTGCTTCGTATTTGGCTGTTGGCCTTGATGCAATTTCGGCTGAGCAAATTGAGCATGGCCGTAAGTTATTGGCCTTAGCCCAGTTGCAACATAGCACATGGCAACACAGCCAAACGCCTGCCAATTTGGCCTTGCTCAGCAGCACGGTTCAACATTTTTACAATACAGTACCAACCAAATTGCCTAGCCGGATTAAGCGTGAAACTGTTGTCGAGAATTTTTGTAACGATTTCGACCAACAAGAAACGCGCTTGCACCAGCTTGAGGCGGCGATTGCCACAATGACGGCCCAGCAGCAAAATCCCCAGGTTTCACGCTACGAAACCTTGGGCGCTGATTTGGATGTATTGCCACAAAGCGACGATCGCTATCGCCAAATTTGCGATTATGTGGATCGAACTAGCGTGCATGGCTATAAAGTGCGGGTCAACAGCGTTTTCACAATCAACATTGCTGCCGACCGCCGTACCTTTGAGCAAAACCAACTTGGCCGGAGCAATACTCAGTTGCTATTCCACGGCACGGCGGGGCAAAATGTGCGCCACATCTTGCGTAGCGGCCTTGTTTGCCCGCGCACACCCTCAAATGGACGCATGTTTGGTCACGGAATTTATTTCGCCAATAAGGCTACCAAATCAATTAATTATTGCTCAGTGCGGCGGCGCAATCGCCCGATGTTTCTTTTTTTGGCTGATGTGGCTTTGGGCAATCCGTATGTTGCGCCAACTGCTCAGAGCGATTTTCGGGCTGCGCCCAAGGGATTCGATTCGGTTTGGGGCAAGGCTCAACATACCGTCGCTTGGGCCGGCAAACTGCAATACGATGAATTTATTGTCTATCAATCAGCCCAACAAACCTTACGCTATTTGGTGCTTTTCGACCGCTAA